From one Desulfurobacterium thermolithotrophum DSM 11699 genomic stretch:
- the glyS gene encoding glycine--tRNA ligase subunit beta: MKAQNLLLEIGCEELPASFIKPALDFLKTELSKRLEDAFLKPSEIETFGTPRRLILLAYDIPEVQPDREELLVGPSVKAAFDSEGNPTKAAIGFARSKGVAVEELIKVSNPLGKKGEYVAIKKLVKGKPAKEILALILPQLILSIPFKKSMRWGSKKVRFGRPIRWILAVYGREIVTFEVDGIKSSNISYGHRFLTPNGFEVENVNEFINGLEEKFVVADIEKRKSIILDVSETLAKKVGGELLKDEDLLEEVTNLVEYPYPILGSFDKEFLNLPKEVPIVVMKDHQKFFSVVDNDGNLKNYFIGISNIKPADESVIRKGYEKVLRARLKDALFFFNEDRKKTLEERVPQLNGIVFHEKLGTMFDKTKRLELLAPFVAESTGKGRVKEKVERAALLSKADLLTEMVNEFPELQGTMGKYYALLDGEDESVATAIEEQYFPRFSGDVVARGEVGISLSLSEKIDNLIGFFGVGIRPTGSADPYSLRRNAIGLIQTILENRIHLNLLPVFQKAKEIYEDLGLKLSESAPQEVLEFVKERFKVLLRERGFKIDTIEAILSITDDLYDALLRIEAIETLRKSEEFENVLVTLRRVVNIIPKGFEAVDFEPEGKYETELYEKFLLIKEKLSKLISSKNYREALLLIKELKPFVDAFFENVMVMDKDENVKNRRLSLLKTIANELLSIADFSKIAS; this comes from the coding sequence GTGAAGGCACAGAATTTACTGCTTGAAATAGGGTGCGAAGAGCTTCCAGCTTCTTTTATAAAACCAGCTCTTGACTTTTTAAAAACAGAATTAAGCAAAAGACTTGAGGACGCATTTCTCAAACCGTCTGAAATAGAAACTTTTGGAACACCAAGACGCTTGATTTTACTTGCTTACGACATACCAGAAGTTCAGCCAGATAGAGAGGAGCTCCTTGTAGGACCTTCTGTAAAGGCAGCTTTTGATAGTGAAGGAAATCCTACAAAGGCAGCAATTGGTTTTGCAAGATCAAAAGGGGTTGCTGTAGAAGAACTAATTAAAGTTTCTAATCCTCTAGGTAAAAAAGGAGAATATGTAGCTATAAAAAAACTCGTTAAAGGAAAACCTGCTAAAGAGATATTAGCGCTCATCCTTCCTCAACTTATTCTTTCAATTCCATTCAAAAAGAGTATGAGATGGGGAAGTAAAAAAGTTAGGTTTGGAAGGCCTATCAGATGGATACTTGCAGTTTATGGAAGGGAAATAGTTACCTTTGAAGTTGATGGAATAAAAAGTAGTAATATTTCTTACGGTCATAGATTTCTTACACCTAATGGTTTTGAAGTTGAGAACGTAAACGAATTTATAAATGGACTTGAAGAAAAGTTTGTGGTTGCTGATATTGAGAAAAGAAAATCTATAATTTTAGATGTTTCTGAAACTTTAGCTAAAAAGGTAGGGGGAGAACTTTTAAAAGATGAAGATCTTCTTGAAGAAGTAACAAATCTTGTTGAATATCCGTATCCAATACTTGGTAGCTTTGACAAAGAGTTCTTAAACCTTCCAAAAGAAGTTCCTATAGTTGTTATGAAAGACCACCAAAAGTTTTTCTCTGTTGTTGATAACGATGGAAATCTTAAAAACTATTTTATTGGTATTTCGAACATAAAACCTGCTGATGAGAGTGTTATTCGTAAGGGATATGAAAAAGTCTTACGGGCAAGATTAAAAGATGCTCTTTTCTTTTTTAATGAAGACAGAAAGAAAACGCTTGAAGAAAGAGTACCTCAACTAAATGGTATTGTCTTTCATGAGAAGCTTGGAACAATGTTTGATAAAACAAAAAGATTGGAGCTTCTAGCTCCTTTTGTTGCTGAATCTACAGGTAAAGGAAGGGTTAAAGAAAAGGTAGAAAGAGCTGCCTTACTTTCTAAAGCAGATCTTCTTACTGAAATGGTGAATGAGTTTCCAGAACTTCAAGGAACAATGGGTAAGTACTATGCTCTTCTTGATGGGGAAGATGAAAGTGTAGCAACTGCCATTGAAGAGCAGTACTTCCCAAGATTTTCAGGAGATGTAGTAGCAAGGGGAGAAGTAGGAATATCTCTTTCTCTTTCTGAAAAGATTGACAATCTTATTGGCTTCTTTGGAGTCGGAATAAGACCTACTGGCTCAGCAGATCCTTATTCTTTAAGAAGAAATGCAATTGGATTAATTCAAACAATTCTTGAAAACAGAATTCATTTGAATCTTCTGCCTGTTTTTCAGAAGGCAAAAGAAATTTATGAGGATTTAGGTTTAAAGCTATCAGAGAGTGCTCCGCAGGAAGTTCTTGAGTTTGTGAAGGAAAGGTTTAAAGTTTTACTACGTGAAAGAGGATTTAAAATCGATACAATTGAAGCAATTCTTTCTATAACTGATGACCTTTATGATGCTCTTCTTAGGATAGAAGCTATAGAAACTTTAAGAAAGAGTGAAGAATTTGAAAACGTTCTTGTTACTTTAAGAAGAGTTGTAAACATTATTCCTAAAGGCTTTGAAGCTGTTGATTTTGAACCGGAAGGAAAGTATGAAACTGAACTTTATGAAAAATTCCTTTTAATAAAGGAAAAACTTTCAAAGTTAATTTCTTCTAAAAACTATAGAGAAGCTCTTCTTCTCATTAAAGAACTCAAGCCTTTTGTAGATGCTTTCTTTGAAAATGTTATGGTCATGGATAAAGATGAAAACGTAAAAAATAGAAGGCTAAGCCTTCTTAAAACAATAGCTAACGAACTTCTTAGCATAGCAGACTTTTCAAAAATAGCTTCTTAA
- a CDS encoding glycine--tRNA ligase subunit alpha — protein MTFQEIIFTLENYWASKGCIIASSYDVEQGAGTMHPFTFLKVLDKKPWNVAYVQPCRRPADGRYGENPNRLQHYFQFQVILKPSPENSQELYLGSLEALGIKLTEHDIRFVEDDWESPTLGAWGLGWEVWLDGMEITQFTYFQQAGGITLDPVSVEITYGLERIAMYIQEVDSVYDIVWTEGVKYGDLYKENEYQWSVYNFEKADVEMLFELFNMYEKESLRLVEEGLVLPAYDCCLKCSHIFNLLDARGAISVAERAAFIGRVRKLAGKCAKKYLELESEEVKSEGTEFTA, from the coding sequence TTGACTTTCCAGGAGATAATATTTACTCTTGAAAACTATTGGGCATCTAAAGGATGCATTATTGCTTCAAGTTATGATGTTGAACAGGGTGCTGGAACAATGCACCCTTTTACATTTTTAAAAGTGCTTGATAAAAAGCCTTGGAACGTTGCTTATGTTCAGCCTTGTCGTCGTCCGGCTGATGGAAGGTATGGAGAAAATCCTAATAGGCTTCAACACTATTTTCAATTTCAAGTTATTCTAAAACCTTCACCAGAAAACTCTCAAGAGCTCTATCTTGGAAGTCTTGAAGCTCTTGGAATAAAACTTACTGAACATGATATTAGATTTGTTGAAGATGATTGGGAATCTCCAACTCTTGGTGCGTGGGGACTTGGTTGGGAAGTCTGGCTTGACGGAATGGAGATAACTCAGTTTACCTATTTTCAACAGGCTGGAGGAATTACTTTAGATCCTGTTTCCGTTGAAATTACATACGGTTTAGAAAGAATAGCTATGTATATTCAAGAAGTCGATAGCGTTTACGATATAGTATGGACAGAAGGTGTAAAGTACGGAGATCTTTATAAAGAAAATGAATACCAATGGTCTGTTTACAATTTTGAGAAAGCTGATGTTGAAATGCTTTTTGAGCTTTTTAACATGTACGAAAAAGAATCTCTCAGACTTGTTGAAGAGGGACTTGTCCTTCCTGCTTACGACTGTTGTTTAAAGTGTTCTCATATTTTCAATCTTCTTGATGCAAGAGGAGCTATTTCAGTTGCTGAAAGAGCAGCTTTTATCGGAAGAGTTAGAAAGTTGGCTGGAAAATGTGCAAAAAAGTACTTAGAACTTGAAAGTGAAGAGGTAAAAAGTGAAGGCACAGAATTTACTGCTTGA
- the queC gene encoding 7-cyano-7-deazaguanine synthase QueC, translated as MSSAIVILSGGLDSTTALYWAKKNFNKVFAITFYYGQRHSLEVEMARIIAKKAKVEEHILFEVDISKFGGSALTDKNLEVPETQSIEEIKERGIPITYVPFRNGIFLSIAAAYAETKNTTNLVGGWNAVDYSGYPDCRPEFLAAMEEALNKGTKLGSEGKSWKIHAPLINLTKGEIIKLGLSLGADYSYSISCYRGTEVPCGKCDSCVLRAKGWMEVGKEDHLIERLKREGKV; from the coding sequence ATGAGTTCTGCTATTGTCATACTTTCGGGAGGTCTTGACTCCACTACTGCTTTATACTGGGCAAAGAAAAACTTTAATAAAGTTTTTGCAATTACATTTTACTATGGTCAAAGACACTCTTTAGAAGTAGAAATGGCAAGAATAATTGCAAAAAAGGCAAAAGTGGAAGAGCATATCCTCTTTGAAGTTGATATTTCCAAATTTGGAGGATCTGCATTAACGGATAAAAATTTAGAAGTTCCTGAAACACAATCAATTGAAGAGATAAAGGAAAGGGGGATTCCAATTACTTATGTTCCTTTCCGAAACGGCATATTCCTTTCAATAGCAGCAGCTTACGCTGAAACTAAGAATACAACAAACTTAGTTGGCGGCTGGAATGCAGTAGACTATAGTGGCTATCCAGACTGTAGGCCAGAATTTTTGGCTGCAATGGAAGAAGCTTTAAACAAGGGTACAAAACTTGGTTCAGAAGGAAAAAGTTGGAAAATTCACGCACCTCTTATTAATTTAACAAAAGGGGAAATTATAAAACTTGGTCTTTCTCTTGGAGCTGATTACTCCTACTCAATTTCCTGTTATAGAGGAACAGAAGTTCCCTGTGGAAAATGCGATAGCTGTGTCTTGAGAGCAAAGGGTTGGATGGAGGTAGGAAAGGAAGATCATCTTATTGAAAGGTTAAAGAGAGAAGGAAAAGTATAG
- the hemW gene encoding radical SAM family heme chaperone HemW: MSLKKKLLKSLYVHVPFCRKKCPYCDFYSVEDFSFVSEYEKALLSEFSLRNPEFTQFPTVYFGGGTPSTLKPNLFYSILSRIGQFSEVTVELNPEDVNLCYLRNLKELGVNRISLGVQSFSDNILKKLGRRQKSIDNLRALEIVFKVFSNVSIDIIYGAPKQTILELEKDLSIALSFPIKHISLYALTVYEETPFYKFMKEGKLKLPEEEKLSNMYYFIEEFLTSQGFKHYEISNFALLGFESKHNLNYWYLENYLGIGVSAGSYVNRKYWKNTSNLKNYIKATLYRKELPEKEETIYSEKEEKELKLIMGLRLIEGVNLERIQLLDSFKKAIEKSNKIRILIEEEFLIFKEPILKLGKKGLFTSNAVISEVTSEIF, translated from the coding sequence ATGAGCTTGAAAAAAAAGCTTCTTAAGTCTCTTTATGTTCATGTGCCTTTTTGCAGGAAAAAGTGTCCATATTGTGATTTTTATTCTGTTGAAGATTTTTCTTTTGTATCAGAATATGAAAAGGCACTTTTGTCAGAGTTCTCTCTTAGAAATCCAGAATTTACTCAATTTCCAACAGTATATTTTGGAGGAGGAACTCCTTCTACTTTGAAGCCAAACCTTTTTTACTCGATACTGTCACGAATTGGACAGTTTTCAGAAGTTACCGTTGAATTAAATCCAGAAGATGTAAATCTTTGCTACTTACGTAATCTCAAGGAATTAGGGGTAAACAGAATAAGCCTTGGAGTTCAAAGTTTTTCTGATAATATTTTAAAGAAACTTGGAAGAAGACAGAAATCTATAGATAACCTTAGAGCTCTCGAAATTGTGTTTAAAGTTTTTAGTAATGTTTCGATAGATATCATTTATGGAGCTCCAAAGCAAACTATACTTGAGCTTGAAAAAGATCTATCAATAGCTCTTTCTTTTCCTATAAAACATATATCTCTTTATGCTCTTACTGTATACGAAGAAACTCCTTTTTACAAGTTTATGAAAGAAGGAAAATTAAAGCTTCCTGAGGAAGAAAAACTAAGTAACATGTACTACTTTATTGAGGAATTTTTAACAAGCCAAGGATTTAAACACTACGAAATATCAAACTTTGCTCTTTTGGGTTTTGAATCAAAACATAATCTCAACTACTGGTATTTAGAAAACTACTTAGGAATTGGGGTTTCAGCTGGTTCTTATGTTAACAGGAAGTATTGGAAAAATACTTCTAATCTAAAAAATTATATTAAAGCAACCTTATATAGGAAAGAGCTTCCTGAGAAAGAAGAAACTATTTATTCTGAAAAAGAGGAAAAAGAGCTTAAATTAATAATGGGATTAAGACTTATTGAGGGTGTTAACTTAGAAAGGATACAGCTTCTTGACTCGTTTAAGAAAGCTATTGAAAAAAGCAACAAGATAAGAATTTTGATAGAAGAAGAATTCCTAATTTTTAAAGAGCCTATCCTAAAACTTGGTAAAAAAGGACTATTTACATCAAATGCAGTGATTTCTGAAGTTACTTCAGAAATTTTCTGA
- a CDS encoding tetratricopeptide repeat protein yields the protein MGLFDRFRKKTEEEEFFHAIESKDYVTVVKLGKALISKYPNSISIVNSYSDALIKLGKKKEAIEVLLNFTEEKIREEYFDVAVAMLKKVLRIDPFEIRALKLLISVYRKKGLFYEAFKTLEEAYWRFLYAGKSTSTIKSLLENFIEGELHPLFFEKFAEILKAEENSEDAYTNYILAGNLYMNLKNYKSALRAFLKAREIKRTTNLDKQILDVVVNEDGRKDVVLKLIIDNSSDFDFLKYLISVFKTADKLSFLKQIIENISDPKIKFFLSAMIEFELGEVENGLEFMEKLKFLDKEAYNKLLAVVSLKYPGYSDILKVEETTLPDPEDILEVLEQAIDVPVEIQSSFNEIEEFEKEKSKDIDKEVKNLELDGSKYISMAEAMLGLGQFDKAIENARKALMYEDLFFRASILLATTLKMKGNLREALDFLVDILNTEKLTEDEKAKLKKLLGEVYEDMGNEEKALIWYKEAYKTLREPELKCKIDELEKKAS from the coding sequence TTGGGACTTTTTGATAGGTTTAGAAAAAAGACTGAAGAGGAAGAGTTTTTCCATGCGATTGAGAGTAAAGACTACGTTACAGTAGTTAAATTAGGAAAAGCTCTTATCAGTAAATATCCAAATTCTATATCTATCGTTAATTCTTATAGTGATGCTCTTATTAAACTTGGAAAAAAGAAAGAAGCAATAGAAGTTCTTTTGAACTTTACTGAAGAAAAAATAAGAGAAGAATACTTTGATGTTGCTGTTGCTATGCTGAAAAAAGTTTTAAGAATAGACCCTTTTGAGATTAGAGCTTTGAAACTTCTCATTTCTGTCTATCGAAAAAAGGGACTTTTTTATGAAGCGTTCAAGACTCTTGAAGAAGCTTATTGGCGCTTTTTGTATGCAGGAAAATCTACTTCTACTATAAAAAGTCTTTTGGAAAACTTTATTGAAGGAGAATTACATCCTCTTTTTTTCGAAAAGTTTGCTGAGATTTTAAAGGCTGAAGAAAATTCTGAAGATGCTTATACTAACTATATATTAGCTGGAAATCTGTATATGAATCTCAAAAACTATAAATCTGCTTTAAGAGCTTTTCTAAAAGCTAGAGAAATAAAGAGAACAACAAATTTAGATAAACAAATTTTAGATGTTGTAGTTAATGAAGATGGAAGAAAAGATGTTGTTCTTAAACTAATCATTGATAATAGTTCTGATTTTGATTTTCTTAAGTATCTTATTAGTGTATTTAAAACTGCAGACAAGTTAAGTTTCCTCAAACAAATCATTGAGAATATTTCTGATCCTAAGATTAAGTTTTTCTTAAGTGCCATGATAGAGTTTGAGTTAGGAGAAGTAGAGAATGGCTTAGAGTTTATGGAAAAACTTAAATTTCTTGATAAAGAAGCCTATAACAAGCTGCTTGCAGTGGTGTCTTTAAAATATCCTGGATATTCAGATATCCTAAAAGTAGAAGAAACTACTCTACCAGATCCCGAGGATATTTTAGAAGTATTAGAACAAGCAATCGATGTTCCTGTTGAAATACAATCCTCTTTTAATGAAATTGAAGAATTTGAAAAGGAAAAAAGCAAGGATATAGATAAAGAAGTTAAGAATCTTGAATTAGATGGAAGTAAGTACATTTCAATGGCTGAAGCAATGCTTGGACTTGGACAGTTTGATAAAGCTATTGAGAATGCGAGAAAAGCTCTTATGTACGAAGACTTGTTTTTTAGAGCAAGTATTCTTCTTGCAACAACTTTAAAGATGAAAGGAAATCTTAGAGAAGCTCTTGATTTCCTTGTAGATATCTTAAATACAGAAAAACTTACTGAAGATGAAAAAGCAAAACTAAAAAAACTCTTGGGAGAAGTTTATGAAGATATGGGAAATGAGGAAAAAGCTCTCATCTGGTATAAAGAAGCCTACAAAACACTAAGAGAACCCGAGTTAAAGTGCAAAATAGATGAGCTTGAAAAAAAAGCTTCTTAA
- a CDS encoding RNA-guided endonuclease InsQ/TnpB family protein translates to MLLTLSISITKKSIYNKLEKASKTFQQFKNLLYLCALEYHKNTKDIKTFLSKTFLEKFVKDREKLPFENENIRNWKKELVVLWTEKIGSDTAKALVGVVAKEFKSILEKWKKGEKASLPKPRKLNTLYSFTLETNPNMVVDKRKLQGKRNSNHIVVRIGKDFGAVKFKVPESLKIKHIKINWSASGEVTYLTSYEVPKSEVILNKEFFLSIDLGVKNLISAVSNKEDLPSFIINGNPLKAFNQWVNKLSTKLQSEGKELEHKKLWNYRKKRIEQIFGMVSNFIVTICLKEGIGRVIISDSLTKEYKKEGTKGKRFNQEFRQIPLGKLIQKLEYKCKLAGIEFLKEPEPYTSQVSSITGNIKEITGKDKKEITEEDVKKLKITGKRIKRGLFKDLKLNKVFNADLNGALNIAIKKLGKRVREGFLKLSNWIDKLSRAVRITLFPHEKYSLSLFKEIRDSSSCLAKGSEGHLLTIANEY, encoded by the coding sequence TTGCTCCTTACATTATCTATCTCCATTACCAAGAAAAGCATCTACAATAAACTGGAAAAAGCTTCAAAAACCTTCCAGCAGTTTAAAAACCTCCTTTATCTGTGTGCATTAGAATATCACAAAAACACAAAAGACATAAAAACCTTCCTCTCCAAAACATTCCTTGAAAAATTCGTTAAAGATAGAGAAAAGCTACCTTTTGAGAATGAAAATATAAGAAACTGGAAGAAAGAACTTGTTGTTTTGTGGACTGAAAAGATAGGTTCAGACACAGCAAAAGCTCTCGTTGGAGTTGTGGCAAAGGAGTTCAAAAGTATCCTAGAAAAGTGGAAAAAAGGAGAAAAAGCATCACTTCCAAAGCCAAGAAAGCTAAATACTCTTTACTCCTTTACTCTTGAAACAAATCCCAATATGGTTGTAGATAAAAGAAAACTTCAAGGAAAAAGAAATTCTAACCACATAGTAGTTAGAATTGGAAAAGATTTTGGAGCAGTTAAGTTTAAAGTTCCTGAAAGTTTAAAAATAAAACATATCAAAATAAACTGGTCAGCATCAGGAGAAGTAACTTATCTAACAAGCTATGAAGTTCCTAAAAGTGAAGTTATTCTAAACAAAGAGTTTTTCCTCTCAATTGACTTGGGAGTCAAGAATTTGATTTCTGCAGTTTCCAACAAAGAGGATTTACCGTCGTTTATCATCAATGGCAATCCCTTAAAAGCATTCAACCAATGGGTAAACAAGCTATCAACAAAACTCCAAAGTGAAGGAAAAGAATTAGAACACAAGAAACTCTGGAATTATAGGAAAAAGAGGATAGAACAGATATTTGGGATGGTATCAAACTTTATAGTTACTATCTGTTTAAAAGAAGGAATAGGAAGAGTAATCATTTCAGACTCTTTGACTAAAGAATACAAAAAAGAAGGGACAAAAGGAAAAAGATTCAATCAAGAGTTTAGACAAATACCACTTGGTAAGCTGATACAAAAACTAGAGTATAAATGCAAGTTAGCTGGAATAGAATTTTTGAAAGAACCAGAACCTTATACATCTCAAGTTTCTTCAATAACAGGTAACATAAAAGAAATAACAGGAAAGGACAAAAAAGAAATAACAGAAGAAGACGTGAAGAAACTAAAAATTACAGGTAAAAGGATAAAGAGAGGTCTTTTCAAAGACTTAAAACTCAACAAAGTTTTTAATGCAGACCTTAATGGAGCTTTAAATATTGCGATTAAGAAGCTCGGAAAAAGAGTCAGAGAAGGATTTTTAAAACTTTCAAACTGGATAGATAAGCTCAGTAGAGCTGTTAGGATAACTCTTTTTCCACATGAAAAGTATTCCCTGAGTCTCTTTAAGGAGATAAGGGATAGTAGTTCCTGCCTTGCAAAAGGTAGCGAAGGACATCTGTTAACGATAGCTAATGAATACTAA
- a CDS encoding prepilin-type N-terminal cleavage/methylation domain-containing protein has product MKKAFTLLELVIVLLIVSLTLTITLPTFFNIEATSMENFENKLKTATNSVFNLSNPIELCADFKENSINVGKEKIPLPRGKKLKYMILPGKIISSESSSKFCISSKGLETVGFLAKESTNKYLSILVFLPSGETEIRFLSEAEGETFKDKVSKGRIVEWFNYY; this is encoded by the coding sequence ATGAAAAAAGCTTTTACTTTGTTAGAGCTTGTAATAGTTCTTTTAATAGTATCTTTAACTTTAACTATTACTCTTCCTACTTTTTTCAACATAGAAGCAACCTCCATGGAAAACTTTGAAAATAAACTAAAAACAGCAACAAATTCTGTCTTCAATCTTTCTAATCCTATTGAACTCTGTGCAGATTTTAAGGAAAACAGCATCAATGTGGGAAAGGAAAAAATACCCTTACCGAGGGGAAAAAAACTTAAGTACATGATATTACCAGGAAAGATAATTTCCTCAGAAAGTAGTTCTAAATTCTGTATTTCAAGCAAAGGATTAGAAACAGTAGGCTTTTTAGCAAAAGAAAGCACGAATAAGTACCTTTCTATCTTAGTATTTTTACCTTCTGGAGAAACCGAAATTAGATTTTTGTCTGAAGCAGAAGGTGAAACATTTAAAGACAAAGTTTCAAAGGGGAGGATAGTGGAGTGGTTCAACTATTACTGA